The Amycolatopsis sp. 195334CR genome window below encodes:
- a CDS encoding YafY family protein, whose amino-acid sequence MRAERLVALLFTLQRKRGATAAELAGELGVSERTMHRDLAALRDAGVPLWTEQGRNGGVRLVDGWRARLDGLTSREAVAIFAFGVPEALGALGLGTAVSAAHAKVSASLPKELREQAEHVAGRFHLDAPGWFRGEDSAGALATVTRAVWESRQLRVTYRRRDKLAERLLEPLGLVLKAGVWYLVARVPEDDALRTYRVGRISEAELLDQRFARPADFDLAAWWRESSAAFEQFAMKIEVTLRLSQRAFRQLPRVLGPESMPSALLARHDLPDGWIEARLAMETEEIAIGQLVSLGGDVEVVSPPSVRAGLAEIGTQMAARNAPRPAVADQADHA is encoded by the coding sequence GTGCGCGCCGAGCGACTGGTCGCCCTGCTGTTCACCCTGCAGCGCAAGCGGGGCGCGACGGCGGCGGAACTGGCCGGTGAGCTCGGCGTGTCCGAGCGCACCATGCACCGCGACCTGGCCGCGCTCCGCGACGCGGGCGTTCCACTGTGGACGGAGCAGGGGCGCAACGGCGGGGTGCGGCTGGTCGACGGCTGGCGGGCGCGCCTGGACGGGCTGACCTCGCGCGAGGCGGTGGCGATCTTCGCCTTCGGGGTGCCGGAGGCGCTGGGCGCGCTCGGCCTCGGGACCGCGGTGTCGGCCGCGCACGCGAAGGTGTCGGCGAGCCTGCCGAAGGAGTTGCGCGAGCAGGCGGAACACGTGGCCGGGCGCTTCCACCTGGATGCGCCCGGCTGGTTCCGCGGGGAGGACTCGGCGGGTGCGCTGGCGACGGTGACCCGGGCGGTCTGGGAGTCGCGGCAGCTCCGGGTGACGTACCGGCGGCGGGACAAGCTGGCCGAGCGGTTGCTGGAACCGCTCGGCCTGGTGCTGAAGGCGGGGGTTTGGTACCTCGTCGCCCGCGTCCCGGAGGACGACGCGCTGCGGACGTACCGGGTTGGGCGGATCAGCGAGGCGGAGCTGCTGGACCAGCGGTTCGCGCGGCCTGCGGACTTCGACCTGGCGGCCTGGTGGCGCGAATCCTCGGCGGCTTTCGAACAGTTCGCCATGAAGATCGAGGTGACGCTGCGGTTGAGCCAGCGCGCCTTCCGGCAACTGCCGCGGGTGCTGGGGCCGGAGTCCATGCCGTCGGCGCTGCTGGCCCGGCACGATCTCCCGGACGGCTGGATCGAGGCGCGCCTGGCGATGGAAACCGAGGAGATCGCGATCGGCCAGCTGGTGTCGCTGGGCGGTGACGTCGAGGTGGTCTCCCCGCCCTCGGTTCGAGCGGGACTGGCCGAGATCGGCACGCAGATGGCCGCGCGGAACGCTCCGAGACCGGCCGTTGCCGATCAGGCCGACCATGCGTAG
- a CDS encoding helix-turn-helix transcriptional regulator, which yields MATRSQFWDDLLDDLRDPELLRAYIVESVRIETVDRLINGLDQARQDDELSKADLARAISETPSVVRRLLSTPGQRNPTIGTLAEVAAALGLRITLEPLAAEEQARVTRPLRTGMTDEPEKVAKDIVDRRALIS from the coding sequence ATGGCCACGCGTTCCCAGTTCTGGGACGACCTGCTCGACGATCTCCGGGACCCGGAGTTGCTGCGCGCCTACATCGTCGAGAGCGTCCGGATCGAGACCGTCGACCGCCTGATCAACGGCTTGGACCAGGCTCGTCAGGACGATGAGCTGAGCAAGGCCGACCTGGCCAGGGCCATCAGCGAAACCCCTTCCGTGGTGCGGCGGCTGCTGTCGACGCCAGGGCAGCGCAACCCCACGATCGGCACACTGGCCGAGGTCGCGGCGGCCCTCGGCCTCCGCATCACGCTGGAACCGCTCGCGGCCGAAGAGCAGGCCAGGGTCACCAGGCCGCTGCGGACCGGAATGACGGACGAGCCGGAAAAGGTCGCCAAGGACATCGTCGATCGACGCGCACTGATCAGCTGA
- a CDS encoding SDR family oxidoreductase: protein MGAALSGKVAVVAGATRGTSRAIAVELGRLGATVYVTGRTTRTQRSEVDRPESIEDTAELVEAAGGKAIAIRVDHLESTQVAELAARVDREQGKLDILVNGLWGGDGYLEWDAPIWKHNLENGLRQLQLGVHSHLITSHHLLPLMIRQPGGVVVEMTDGTQEYNANYRTGTTLPYYVAKATGHLLAIGQAAELEPYGCTAIGFTPGWLRSEAMLEAFGVTEENWRDACQEHPHFVISETPTFAGRTVAALVADPDHGRFAGKTVSSGQLAQLYSIDDVDGSRPDAWRYIVEVESVGKPADATGYR from the coding sequence ATGGGAGCAGCACTGTCGGGCAAGGTCGCGGTGGTCGCCGGGGCGACGCGCGGCACGAGCCGGGCGATCGCCGTCGAACTCGGCCGCCTGGGGGCGACGGTGTACGTCACGGGCCGCACCACCAGGACGCAGAGGTCCGAAGTGGACCGTCCGGAGTCCATCGAGGACACCGCGGAGTTGGTGGAGGCGGCCGGGGGCAAGGCGATCGCGATCCGGGTGGACCACCTGGAGAGCACGCAGGTGGCGGAACTGGCCGCCAGGGTCGATCGCGAGCAGGGCAAGCTGGACATCCTGGTCAACGGCCTCTGGGGTGGCGACGGTTACCTGGAGTGGGACGCGCCGATCTGGAAGCACAACCTGGAGAACGGGTTGCGCCAGCTGCAGTTGGGCGTGCACTCGCACCTGATCACCAGTCACCACCTGCTGCCGCTGATGATCCGGCAGCCGGGTGGGGTGGTGGTGGAGATGACCGACGGGACGCAGGAGTACAACGCGAACTACCGCACGGGGACGACGCTGCCGTACTACGTGGCGAAGGCGACCGGGCACCTGCTGGCGATCGGGCAGGCGGCGGAGCTGGAGCCGTACGGGTGCACGGCGATCGGGTTCACACCGGGGTGGTTGCGTTCGGAGGCGATGCTGGAAGCCTTCGGCGTCACGGAGGAGAACTGGCGGGACGCTTGTCAGGAGCACCCGCACTTCGTCATCTCGGAAACCCCGACGTTCGCGGGCCGGACGGTCGCGGCACTGGTCGCCGACCCGGACCACGGCCGGTTCGCCGGTAAGACGGTGAGCAGCGGCCAGCTGGCCCAGCTGTACTCGATCGACGACGTGGACGGCAGCCGCCCGGACGCGTGGCGGTACATCGTGGAGGTGGAATCGGTCGGCAAACCCGCCGACGCCACCGGGTACCGGTAA
- a CDS encoding VTT domain-containing protein, which produces MDVALLALFVIAVVPLLPTEVALIGMAATVAQSDESLLPVFTVAAIGCLVSDQLVYLAGARGTGLVDRLRSRPSVANGLHRLAEASTRHPRAPLVLIRWLPGGGTIGALVAGALRWPFRHFFVASAIGVTLWCAYIATIGYVGGSLIDEPVFGLLASLAVAVGLGSLIALVDRLRQGRRGDLGV; this is translated from the coding sequence GTGGACGTTGCCCTGCTGGCGCTGTTCGTGATCGCGGTGGTGCCCCTGCTCCCGACCGAGGTCGCGCTGATCGGCATGGCCGCGACCGTGGCGCAGAGCGACGAGTCCCTCCTCCCGGTGTTCACCGTCGCCGCAATCGGCTGCCTCGTTTCGGACCAGCTCGTCTACCTGGCGGGCGCCCGCGGTACGGGCCTCGTCGACCGGCTGAGAAGCAGGCCCAGCGTGGCGAACGGCCTCCACCGCCTGGCCGAGGCGAGTACCCGGCACCCCCGCGCGCCGCTGGTGCTCATCCGCTGGCTGCCCGGCGGCGGCACGATCGGCGCGCTGGTGGCTGGGGCCCTGCGCTGGCCGTTCCGGCACTTCTTCGTCGCGTCGGCGATCGGGGTCACGCTCTGGTGCGCCTACATCGCCACGATCGGGTACGTGGGCGGCAGCCTGATCGACGAACCGGTCTTCGGGCTACTCGCCTCGCTCGCCGTGGCGGTCGGGCTGGGCTCGTTGATCGCCCTGGTCGACCGGCTCCGGCAGGGTCGTCGCGGCGACCTCGGCGTGTAG
- a CDS encoding LysR family transcriptional regulator: protein MDIGRLRTLREFADRGSVTAAARALHCTPSAVSQQLRALQAEVGLPLTEPAGRGLRLTDAGRALVGRADEVLAALDRAESELDTYRSVPRGRVRLAIFPSGALLLLPGLLHRVAEFDGLEVDVRDIDMIPSAVPGLVADFDVVVTHRDEHAPPFDSDRLDVVHLLREPLDVALPPGHRLAGEERVDLADLAGERWIGVDVGFPVDDVLRSLTVRTGVQPTVFQRINDFRVIEALVAAGHGVALLPRYAISRPAGECLPRRPLAGIRAARHIEVVLRKGAASRPAVSAVLDALHAEVAATTLPEPVDQGDQRAQPDRHGERGE from the coding sequence ATGGACATCGGCCGCCTGCGCACCCTCCGCGAGTTCGCCGACCGCGGCAGCGTGACGGCCGCGGCCCGGGCGTTGCACTGCACGCCGTCGGCGGTTTCGCAGCAGCTCAGGGCGTTGCAGGCGGAGGTCGGCCTGCCGCTGACCGAACCGGCCGGTCGCGGGCTCCGGCTCACCGACGCGGGCCGGGCGCTGGTCGGCCGGGCGGACGAGGTGCTCGCCGCGCTCGACCGCGCGGAGTCCGAATTGGACACCTACCGCAGCGTGCCGCGCGGGCGGGTCCGGCTGGCGATCTTCCCGTCGGGCGCGCTGCTGTTGCTGCCCGGGCTGCTGCACCGCGTGGCCGAGTTCGACGGGCTCGAGGTCGACGTGCGCGACATCGACATGATCCCGTCGGCGGTACCCGGGCTGGTCGCCGACTTCGACGTGGTGGTCACCCACCGGGACGAGCACGCGCCGCCGTTCGACTCCGATCGGCTGGACGTGGTCCACCTGCTGCGTGAACCGCTGGACGTGGCGCTGCCGCCGGGGCACCGGCTCGCCGGTGAGGAGCGGGTGGACCTGGCCGACCTGGCGGGGGAGCGCTGGATCGGCGTCGACGTCGGGTTCCCGGTGGACGACGTGCTGCGCTCGCTGACCGTGCGCACCGGGGTGCAGCCCACGGTGTTCCAGCGGATCAACGACTTCCGGGTGATCGAGGCGCTGGTGGCGGCCGGGCACGGGGTGGCGCTCCTGCCCAGGTACGCGATCAGCCGCCCGGCCGGGGAGTGCCTGCCGCGGCGGCCACTGGCCGGGATCCGCGCCGCCCGGCACATCGAGGTGGTGCTGCGCAAGGGCGCGGCCAGCCGCCCGGCGGTGTCAGCGGTGCTGGACGCGCTACACGCCGAGGTCGCCGCGACGACCCTGCCGGAGCCGGTCGACCAGGGCGATCAACGAGCCCAGCCCGACCGCCACGGCGAGCGAGGCGAGTAG
- a CDS encoding EamA family transporter, giving the protein MARRDLFTALLVAVLWGCNFLAIHALLGHFPPLFAGALRFAVIAVPTVLFVPWPKVKLRHLLGYGLGFGTGQFAFLFIAMDNGMPTGLASLVLQASAPFTVLLGAVFLRERFSVRQTVGITVAIAAMVMIAAQRAENAALLPVLLTLMAALSWAVGNLSTRRAKPSNALHFTLWMSVVPPLPMLALSMVVEGPGAGWHALTTIGTTSGWTSMAGLAYIVLLGTIAGSGLWTMLMQKYPAGRVAPFSLLVPVVGMSAAFVFLGERPHPVEIISGVVLVAGVLLGSTQGGQRRADRDLTGEDVEAPVLRERLVQ; this is encoded by the coding sequence ATGGCCCGCCGAGATCTGTTCACCGCCTTGCTGGTCGCCGTGCTCTGGGGCTGCAACTTCCTCGCCATCCACGCGCTGCTCGGCCACTTCCCGCCGCTGTTCGCCGGCGCGCTGCGGTTCGCCGTGATCGCCGTGCCGACCGTCCTCTTCGTCCCGTGGCCGAAGGTGAAGCTGCGCCACCTGCTCGGGTACGGCCTCGGCTTCGGCACCGGCCAGTTCGCCTTCCTGTTCATCGCGATGGACAACGGCATGCCGACCGGGCTGGCGTCGCTGGTGCTCCAGGCGTCGGCGCCGTTCACCGTGCTGCTCGGCGCGGTGTTCCTGCGCGAGCGGTTCAGCGTCCGCCAGACCGTCGGCATCACCGTCGCGATCGCGGCGATGGTGATGATCGCCGCGCAGCGCGCGGAGAACGCCGCGCTGCTGCCCGTCCTGCTCACCTTGATGGCCGCGCTGAGCTGGGCGGTCGGCAACCTGAGCACGCGCCGGGCCAAGCCGTCGAACGCGCTGCACTTCACGCTGTGGATGTCGGTGGTGCCACCGCTGCCGATGCTGGCGCTGTCGATGGTCGTCGAAGGGCCCGGTGCGGGGTGGCACGCGCTGACCACGATCGGCACCACCAGCGGCTGGACCTCGATGGCCGGGCTCGCCTACATCGTGCTGCTCGGCACGATCGCCGGGTCCGGGCTGTGGACCATGCTCATGCAGAAGTACCCGGCGGGCCGGGTCGCGCCGTTCTCGCTGCTGGTGCCGGTGGTCGGCATGTCGGCCGCGTTCGTGTTCCTCGGCGAGCGGCCGCACCCGGTGGAGATCATCTCGGGGGTGGTGCTGGTGGCCGGGGTGCTGCTCGGGTCAACCCAGGGAGGCCAGCGCCGCGCCGACCGGGACCTCACCGGCGAGGACGTCGAAGCCCCGGTTCTCCGTGAGCGGCTCGTTCAGTGA
- a CDS encoding SDR family oxidoreductase, translating into MRITVLGASGRTGIHVVRLLLRQGHTVRAGVRSKRRGEEAAALGAEPVIADLASFPDALVDACAGSEVVFNTAGAADPDPSAVNLVDRDGAIAAVRAAEKAGAVRFIQLSAQFADSPDQGDRLVRSFLLAKQVSDSILRRSSLTWTVVRPGTLTDDPFTGRVKVAGHLEPGRVSRPDVAAVLVASLNEPLTENRGFDVLAGEVPVGAALASLG; encoded by the coding sequence ATGCGGATCACAGTGCTGGGGGCGTCCGGGCGGACCGGGATCCACGTGGTGCGGTTGCTGCTGCGGCAGGGCCACACGGTGCGCGCGGGCGTGCGCAGCAAGCGCCGCGGCGAGGAGGCGGCCGCGCTCGGTGCCGAGCCGGTGATCGCCGACCTGGCCTCGTTCCCGGACGCGCTGGTCGACGCCTGCGCCGGGTCCGAGGTGGTGTTCAACACCGCCGGCGCCGCCGATCCGGACCCCTCCGCGGTGAACCTGGTCGACCGCGACGGCGCCATCGCCGCGGTCCGCGCCGCCGAGAAGGCGGGCGCGGTGCGGTTCATCCAGCTCTCCGCGCAGTTCGCCGACTCCCCGGACCAGGGCGACCGGCTGGTCCGCTCGTTCCTGCTGGCCAAGCAGGTCTCCGACAGCATCCTGCGCCGGTCCAGCCTGACCTGGACGGTGGTCCGCCCGGGCACGCTCACCGACGACCCGTTCACCGGCCGGGTCAAGGTCGCCGGGCACCTCGAACCGGGCCGGGTGTCGCGGCCGGACGTGGCCGCGGTGCTGGTGGCGTCACTGAACGAGCCGCTCACGGAGAACCGGGGCTTCGACGTCCTCGCCGGTGAGGTCCCGGTCGGCGCGGCGCTGGCCTCCCTGGGTTGA
- a CDS encoding ABC transporter ATP-binding protein, translating into MTEANNEVLVSVEGLKVHFPIKRGVVIDKTVGYVYAVDGVDLSINRGETYGLVGESGCGKSTLGRALLRLTEPTDGSVVFDGTDVAQLKGENLRKMRRRMQMIFQDPLSSLDPRQSVESILVEGMRAHGLDKGKEQTAARLRELLAAVGLPESSLRKYPHEFSGGQRQRIGIARALAVEPDLIVADEPVSALDVSVQAQVVNLMEELQDSLGLTYLVIAHDLAVVRHISDRIGVMYLGSLVEEADSDALYEEPLHPYTRALLSAIPVPDPVVEDSREQILLAGDLPSPANPPTGCRFHTRCPWKQETLCDTERPQLRVLDGAATGHRVACHWAEDIRDGRIQPHAVSAELVEVDSGVNPDVPHVASVVEAMDV; encoded by the coding sequence ATGACCGAGGCGAACAACGAGGTGCTGGTCAGCGTCGAGGGCCTGAAGGTCCACTTCCCGATCAAGCGCGGCGTGGTGATCGACAAGACGGTCGGTTACGTCTACGCGGTGGACGGGGTGGACCTGTCCATCAACCGCGGTGAGACCTACGGCCTGGTCGGCGAGTCCGGCTGCGGCAAGTCCACCCTCGGGCGGGCGCTGCTGCGGCTGACCGAGCCGACCGACGGCTCGGTGGTCTTCGACGGCACCGACGTGGCCCAGCTCAAGGGCGAGAACCTGCGCAAGATGCGCCGGCGGATGCAGATGATCTTCCAGGATCCGCTGTCCAGCCTCGACCCCCGCCAGTCGGTGGAGTCGATCCTGGTCGAGGGCATGCGCGCGCACGGGCTGGACAAGGGCAAGGAGCAGACCGCGGCGCGGTTGCGCGAACTGCTCGCCGCGGTCGGCCTGCCGGAGAGTTCGCTGCGGAAGTACCCGCACGAGTTCTCCGGTGGTCAGCGCCAGCGCATCGGCATCGCGCGGGCGCTGGCGGTGGAGCCGGACCTGATCGTGGCCGACGAGCCGGTGTCCGCGCTGGACGTGTCGGTGCAGGCGCAGGTGGTCAACCTGATGGAGGAGCTGCAGGACTCGCTCGGGCTGACCTACCTGGTGATCGCGCACGACCTGGCCGTGGTGCGGCACATCTCCGACCGGATCGGCGTGATGTACCTGGGCTCGCTGGTGGAGGAGGCCGACTCGGACGCGTTGTACGAGGAGCCGCTGCACCCGTACACCCGCGCGTTGCTGTCGGCGATCCCGGTGCCGGACCCGGTGGTGGAGGACAGCCGCGAGCAGATCCTGCTCGCCGGTGACCTGCCCTCGCCGGCCAACCCGCCGACCGGCTGCCGCTTCCACACGCGGTGCCCGTGGAAGCAGGAGACGCTGTGCGACACCGAGCGCCCGCAGCTGCGCGTGCTCGACGGCGCGGCCACCGGGCACCGGGTCGCCTGCCACTGGGCCGAAGACATCCGCGACGGCCGCATCCAGCCGCACGCGGTGTCCGCGGAACTGGTCGAGGTCGACTCCGGCGTGAACCCCGACGTCCCGCACGTGGCCTCGGTCGTCGAGGCGATGGACGTCTAG
- a CDS encoding ABC transporter ATP-binding protein — MALLEVRDLKVVFQRKGERPFTAVDGVSFDVEPGQTVGLVGESGCGKSVTSLAIMRLLAKRGNTVTGTVKFEGTDLLKLGEGEMRDRRGRDLGMVFQDPLSSLNPVIPIGIQVTEVLERHRGMSRKAAMVEAGDLLAKVGIPDPTRRLSEYPHQLSGGMRQRALIAIALACRPRLLIADEPTTALDVTIQAQILALLQELVRDTGTALIMITHDLGVVAGLCDEVNVLYGGRIVERAERHSLFATPRHPYTHGLLASIPRLDAGRGEKLVPIRGSVADNIPWDGGCAFAPRCPNAVDACRQVSPELEPDGPGLLRCHNPVELPTAATAGEGTR; from the coding sequence ATGGCTCTGCTCGAGGTACGCGACCTGAAGGTCGTCTTCCAGCGCAAGGGCGAGCGGCCGTTCACCGCGGTGGACGGGGTCAGCTTCGACGTGGAACCCGGCCAGACGGTCGGCCTGGTCGGCGAGTCCGGCTGCGGCAAGTCGGTGACCTCGCTGGCGATCATGCGGTTGCTGGCCAAGCGCGGCAACACGGTCACCGGCACGGTCAAGTTCGAGGGCACCGACCTGCTCAAGCTGGGCGAGGGCGAGATGCGGGACCGGCGCGGCCGGGACCTGGGCATGGTCTTCCAGGACCCGCTGTCCTCGCTGAACCCGGTGATCCCGATCGGCATCCAGGTCACCGAGGTGCTCGAACGCCACCGCGGCATGTCCCGCAAGGCGGCCATGGTGGAGGCGGGCGACCTGCTGGCCAAGGTCGGCATCCCGGACCCGACGCGGCGGTTGTCGGAGTACCCGCACCAGCTCTCCGGCGGGATGCGGCAGCGCGCGCTGATCGCGATCGCGCTGGCGTGCCGGCCGCGGCTGCTCATCGCCGACGAGCCGACCACCGCGCTGGACGTGACCATCCAGGCGCAGATCCTGGCGCTGCTGCAGGAACTGGTCCGCGACACCGGCACCGCGCTGATCATGATCACGCACGACCTCGGTGTGGTCGCCGGGCTGTGCGACGAGGTCAACGTGCTCTACGGCGGCCGGATCGTGGAGCGGGCCGAGCGGCACTCGCTGTTCGCCACCCCGCGGCACCCGTACACGCACGGCCTGCTCGCCTCGATCCCGCGGCTGGACGCCGGGCGCGGGGAGAAGCTGGTGCCGATCCGCGGTTCGGTGGCCGACAACATCCCGTGGGACGGCGGTTGCGCGTTCGCGCCCCGCTGCCCGAACGCGGTGGACGCCTGCCGCCAGGTGAGCCCGGAACTGGAGCCGGACGGCCCGGGACTGCTGCGCTGCCACAACCCGGTGGAGCTGCCGACCGCGGCCACCGCGGGGGAGGGGACCCGATGA
- a CDS encoding ABC transporter permease has product MTNMLSRKKDKVDDLAASAGHSLAQQAFRRMARSPVAITGAVITGLFVLLAILAPFIAPKDPYERYLQGEVALGQGIIPGPQAGFPLGVDDFGRDLLSRMLVGAQQTLLVGVMATLIGLVIGMIIGGIAGAFGGWVDTVLMRLVDVMLSIPSLLLAISIAALAAKPSQWTVIIAVAMVSVPIFARLLRGTMLAQRSSDHVLAATSLGVKRHTIVLRHMLPNSLGPVIVQATLTLATSIIEAAALSFLGLGDPDPTRAEWGLMLGKAARQFLDIRPELAFYPAIAIIIVALGFTLLGESMREALDPKNRR; this is encoded by the coding sequence ATGACCAACATGTTGTCCCGCAAGAAGGACAAGGTCGACGACCTCGCCGCCAGCGCCGGGCACAGCCTGGCGCAGCAGGCCTTCCGCCGGATGGCCCGCAGCCCGGTGGCGATCACCGGCGCGGTGATCACCGGGCTGTTCGTGCTGCTGGCGATCCTCGCGCCGTTCATCGCGCCGAAGGACCCGTACGAGCGCTACCTCCAGGGCGAGGTGGCACTGGGCCAGGGCATCATCCCCGGCCCGCAGGCCGGCTTCCCGCTCGGCGTCGACGACTTCGGCCGCGACCTGCTCTCCCGCATGCTCGTCGGCGCGCAGCAGACCCTGCTGGTCGGCGTGATGGCCACGCTGATCGGCCTGGTCATCGGCATGATCATCGGTGGCATCGCGGGCGCGTTCGGCGGCTGGGTGGACACCGTGCTGATGCGCCTGGTCGACGTCATGCTGTCCATCCCGAGCCTGCTGCTGGCCATCTCGATCGCCGCGCTGGCGGCGAAGCCGAGCCAGTGGACGGTGATCATCGCGGTCGCCATGGTGAGCGTGCCGATCTTCGCCAGGCTCCTGCGCGGCACCATGCTCGCGCAGCGCTCCAGCGACCACGTGCTGGCGGCGACCTCGCTCGGGGTCAAGCGGCACACCATCGTGCTGCGGCACATGCTGCCGAACTCGCTGGGCCCGGTCATCGTGCAGGCCACGCTGACCCTGGCCACCTCGATCATCGAGGCGGCCGCGCTGTCCTTCCTCGGCCTCGGCGACCCCGACCCGACCCGCGCGGAATGGGGCCTGATGCTGGGCAAGGCGGCCAGGCAGTTCCTGGACATCCGCCCGGAACTGGCCTTCTACCCGGCCATCGCGATCATCATCGTGGCGCTGGGCTTCACCCTGCTCGGGGAGTCCATGCGCGAGGCACTCGACCCGAAGAACAGGCGGTGA
- a CDS encoding ABC transporter permease → MLRFIVRRLLQAIPTLLILSILVFAWLRALPGGPAGALLGDKATPEKIAELNQILGLDQPIFVQYFKFLGRVLTGDFGNSLISTQPVLSEIGFALPATLELSIAALLLAVGLGIPLGYVAARFRGGFLDNTTIMATLVGVAVPVFFLGYLLQFIFAEQLGLFPVGGRQDTLIGATNVTGFAVLDGILTQEWDASWDAIVHLVLPAAALATIPLAVIVRITRASVLDVMNEDFIRTAQSKGLGAPTIRRRHVLRNALLPVATTIGLQTGLLLGGAVLTERVFNLNGIGSLLAEGIERRDYPRLQALILLGAVVYVLVNMLVDISYGIIDPRVRVR, encoded by the coding sequence ATGCTCCGATTCATCGTGCGTCGGTTGCTACAAGCGATTCCGACGCTCCTGATCCTGTCCATCCTGGTTTTCGCCTGGCTCCGCGCTTTGCCCGGCGGACCAGCGGGTGCGCTGCTCGGCGACAAGGCCACCCCCGAAAAGATCGCCGAGCTGAACCAGATCCTCGGCCTCGACCAGCCGATCTTCGTCCAGTACTTCAAGTTCCTCGGCCGTGTGCTCACCGGCGACTTCGGCAACTCGCTGATCTCCACCCAGCCGGTGCTCTCCGAGATCGGCTTCGCCCTTCCCGCCACGCTCGAACTGTCCATCGCCGCGCTGCTGCTCGCGGTCGGGCTCGGCATCCCGCTCGGGTACGTCGCCGCCCGGTTCCGCGGCGGCTTCCTGGACAACACCACCATCATGGCCACCCTGGTCGGGGTCGCCGTGCCGGTGTTCTTCCTCGGTTACCTGCTGCAGTTCATCTTCGCCGAGCAGCTGGGCCTGTTCCCGGTCGGCGGCCGCCAGGACACCCTGATCGGGGCCACCAACGTCACCGGCTTCGCCGTGCTCGACGGCATCCTCACCCAGGAATGGGACGCCTCCTGGGACGCCATCGTGCACCTGGTGCTGCCCGCGGCGGCGCTGGCCACCATCCCGCTCGCGGTGATCGTCCGGATCACCCGCGCCTCGGTGCTCGACGTGATGAACGAGGACTTCATCCGCACCGCGCAGTCCAAGGGCCTCGGCGCGCCGACCATCCGCCGGCGCCACGTGCTGCGCAACGCGCTGCTCCCGGTGGCCACCACGATCGGCCTGCAGACCGGGCTGCTGCTCGGCGGGGCCGTGCTGACCGAGCGGGTGTTCAACCTCAACGGCATCGGCTCGCTGCTGGCCGAGGGCATCGAACGGCGTGACTACCCGCGGCTGCAGGCGCTGATCCTGCTCGGCGCGGTGGTCTACGTGCTGGTGAACATGCTGGTCGACATCTCCTACGGCATCATCGACCCGAGGGTGCGTGTGCGATGA